Proteins encoded in a region of the Pseudomonas sp. PDNC002 genome:
- a CDS encoding DUF3772 domain-containing protein, which produces MRETFVRACSRVLLMLTLSLAGAGIVLAEEPTDVQAGDTIELPDLPEDAGLDQLSARLELIRQRVSADSDDGLLSNLRQAALAVQARAEQSATDISAQLARTNDQLKVLGPATPNEAESLANQRNDLLAEQKQQQKQQDRANQLDKNAQDLAAQIVNLRRSQFNSQIATRYPPPLSPRFWSSLIRPTDDDLARLQAIRGQMGDAFALTWQPEHRWPFIVCLIAAALFWIPGRRLLEQLLTKAMIRWIPVGRLRRSALAVAVSLATILTLGGGAALIREGLDWHGQLNGNMSNLGDQLLILVIFCTFTAGLGRALLAVQRPSWRLPDLPDPVADALSPFPWLMAWLLLVLGTQERLNSASGASLALTVAVNGITALATAVLFSIALYRYRSARREAEEHETSALAGIIVLAMMFTVLLIVLALVTGYLSLAYFLAGKLLWVSVVGATGYLLTTLFVDLCEALLSPRQKIGARLAENLGIDPRHQAQFATLLTGAGRTLLVLSTVLIAFSTTGTSPGELLQGLVRLVESGQSLGRLNIVPQDILLALGTLAAGLFALRLLKRWLAEELLPETSMDAGMRASLVTLVGYIGMVILVLLVLSALRINLTSLTWVVSALSVGIGFGLQAIVQNFISGLILLTERPVKVGDWVSLTGGVEGDIRRINVRATEIQMADQSTVIVPNSQFISQNVRNVTMGSALGVVGINLTLPLDTDVQKVRELMLKAYSEHENIVETPAPSVTFKDLSATGLTLAASGNVSSPRAVYSTKSDLLFTIFSGLREAGINLTVPQNLILQRPQAPRSEPDTQAPEPAAPPVGPDTGPTAQS; this is translated from the coding sequence ATGCGGGAAACCTTCGTACGCGCCTGCAGCCGCGTGCTGCTGATGCTGACCTTGTCGCTCGCCGGAGCGGGCATCGTGCTGGCAGAGGAGCCGACCGACGTCCAGGCCGGCGACACCATCGAACTGCCCGACCTCCCCGAGGATGCCGGCCTCGATCAACTGAGTGCACGGCTGGAACTGATCCGCCAGCGAGTCTCCGCCGACAGCGACGACGGCCTGCTGTCCAACCTGCGCCAGGCCGCGCTGGCCGTGCAGGCCCGCGCCGAACAGAGCGCTACCGACATCAGCGCACAGTTGGCCCGCACCAACGACCAGCTCAAGGTCCTCGGCCCCGCCACTCCCAACGAGGCGGAAAGCCTGGCCAACCAGCGTAACGACCTGCTGGCCGAGCAGAAGCAGCAACAGAAGCAGCAGGACCGCGCCAATCAGTTGGACAAGAACGCCCAGGATCTTGCCGCACAGATCGTCAACCTGCGCCGTAGCCAGTTCAATTCGCAGATCGCCACCCGTTACCCTCCGCCGCTGAGTCCACGCTTCTGGTCGAGCCTGATCCGCCCCACCGACGACGACCTGGCGCGTCTGCAGGCCATCCGCGGGCAGATGGGCGACGCCTTCGCGCTGACCTGGCAACCCGAGCACCGCTGGCCCTTCATCGTCTGTCTGATTGCCGCAGCATTGTTCTGGATTCCCGGCCGGCGCCTGCTGGAACAGTTGCTGACCAAGGCGATGATCCGCTGGATTCCGGTGGGCCGCCTGCGCCGCAGCGCGCTGGCCGTGGCGGTCAGCCTCGCCACCATCCTGACCCTGGGCGGCGGCGCCGCGCTGATCCGCGAAGGGCTGGACTGGCATGGACAGCTGAATGGCAACATGTCCAACCTGGGCGACCAGCTACTGATCCTGGTGATCTTCTGCACCTTCACCGCCGGCCTGGGTCGGGCGCTGCTCGCCGTGCAACGGCCTTCGTGGCGCCTACCGGACCTCCCCGATCCGGTGGCCGACGCCCTCTCCCCCTTCCCCTGGCTGATGGCCTGGCTGCTGCTGGTGCTGGGCACCCAGGAGCGTCTGAACAGCGCGAGCGGTGCCAGCCTGGCGCTGACCGTCGCGGTGAACGGCATCACCGCGCTGGCCACCGCCGTGCTCTTCTCCATTGCGCTTTATCGTTACCGCAGCGCCCGCCGCGAGGCCGAGGAGCACGAAACCTCGGCGCTGGCCGGCATCATCGTGCTGGCGATGATGTTCACGGTGCTGCTGATCGTCCTGGCACTGGTCACCGGCTACCTCTCGCTGGCCTATTTCCTCGCCGGCAAACTGCTCTGGGTCAGCGTGGTCGGTGCCACCGGCTACCTGCTGACCACCCTGTTCGTCGACCTCTGCGAAGCGCTGTTGTCACCCAGGCAGAAGATCGGCGCTCGCCTGGCCGAGAACCTGGGCATCGATCCGCGCCACCAGGCGCAGTTCGCCACTCTGCTGACCGGCGCCGGGCGTACGCTGCTGGTGCTGTCCACGGTGTTGATCGCCTTCTCCACGACCGGTACCAGCCCCGGCGAACTCCTTCAGGGGCTGGTGCGCCTGGTGGAAAGCGGGCAGTCCCTCGGCCGGCTGAACATCGTCCCACAAGATATCCTGCTGGCCTTGGGCACCCTGGCCGCCGGACTCTTCGCCCTGCGTCTGCTCAAACGCTGGCTGGCCGAGGAGTTACTGCCGGAAACCAGCATGGATGCCGGCATGCGTGCCTCGCTGGTAACACTGGTGGGCTACATCGGCATGGTCATCCTGGTGCTGCTGGTGCTCTCGGCGCTGCGCATCAACCTCACCAGCCTGACCTGGGTGGTCAGCGCCCTGTCGGTGGGTATCGGTTTCGGCCTGCAGGCCATCGTGCAGAACTTCATTTCCGGCCTGATCCTGCTGACCGAACGCCCGGTGAAGGTGGGCGACTGGGTCAGCCTGACCGGCGGTGTCGAAGGCGACATCCGCCGGATCAACGTGCGCGCCACGGAAATCCAGATGGCCGACCAGTCCACGGTCATCGTGCCGAACTCCCAGTTCATCTCGCAGAACGTGCGCAACGTGACCATGGGCAGCGCTCTGGGCGTGGTCGGCATCAACCTGACCCTGCCGCTGGACACCGACGTGCAGAAGGTCCGCGAACTGATGCTCAAGGCCTACTCCGAGCACGAGAACATCGTCGAGACGCCCGCCCCTTCGGTGACCTTCAAGGACCTCAGCGCCACCGGCCTGACCCTGGCCGCTTCCGGCAATGTCAGCAGCCCGCGGGCGGTCTACTCGACCAAGAGCGACCTGCTGTTCACTATCTTCAGCGGTCTGCGCGAAGCCGGCATCAACCTCACCGTGCCGCAGAACCTGATCCTCCAGCGGCCGCAGGCGCCGCGCAGCGAGCCGGATACCCAGGCGCCGGAACCCGCTGCACCGCCAGTCGGTCCCGACACCGGCCCCACCGCGCAGTCGTAG
- a CDS encoding DUF3079 domain-containing protein — MAKKFPLNPPHPERICWGCDRYCPATNLACGNGADRTMHPAEMLGDDWYQFGDWGIEAPEKIAAQLEPSS, encoded by the coding sequence ATGGCCAAGAAATTCCCGCTCAATCCACCGCACCCCGAACGCATCTGCTGGGGCTGCGACCGCTATTGCCCGGCCACGAACTTGGCCTGCGGCAACGGCGCGGACCGCACCATGCACCCGGCCGAGATGCTCGGCGATGACTGGTATCAGTTCGGTGACTGGGGTATCGAGGCGCCGGAGAAAATCGCCGCGCAGCTGGAGCCTTCCAGCTAA
- a CDS encoding class I SAM-dependent methyltransferase, with protein MDEARLNEFMGKLVTDMGGAAMLANIILGEELGLYKAMADGQWLSPAQLAERTGCNARLLREWLSAHAASGYMEHQDGNFRLPEEQAMALAIEDSPVYVAGGASVVAALYHDKDKLVAAMRGDGALAWGDHHPCMFSGTEKFFRPGYRAHLVAEWLPALDDVVDKLQRGAQVADVGCGHGASTIVMAQSFPASNFVGFDYHQPSIEVANQRASQAEVAGRAYFQRASAKDYPGNDYDLICFFDCLHDMGDPVGAAQHARQALKADGTVLLVEPFANDLLDDNQNPVGRLFYAASTFICTPNSLSQEVGLGLGAQAGEARLRKVFEEAGFSRFRRAAETPFNLILEARP; from the coding sequence ATGGACGAAGCCAGACTCAACGAATTCATGGGCAAGCTGGTCACCGACATGGGTGGCGCGGCGATGCTCGCCAACATCATCCTGGGTGAAGAGCTCGGCCTCTACAAAGCCATGGCCGACGGCCAATGGCTCAGTCCGGCGCAACTGGCCGAGCGCACCGGCTGCAACGCCCGCCTGCTGCGCGAATGGCTCAGCGCCCACGCGGCATCCGGCTACATGGAACACCAGGACGGCAACTTCCGCCTGCCGGAGGAACAGGCCATGGCGCTGGCCATCGAGGACTCGCCGGTCTATGTCGCCGGCGGCGCCTCCGTGGTCGCGGCGCTGTACCACGACAAGGACAAGCTGGTCGCCGCCATGCGCGGAGACGGCGCCCTGGCCTGGGGTGATCACCACCCCTGCATGTTCTCCGGCACCGAGAAATTCTTCCGCCCCGGCTATCGCGCGCACCTGGTGGCCGAGTGGCTGCCGGCCCTGGACGACGTGGTCGACAAGCTCCAGCGTGGCGCGCAGGTCGCCGACGTTGGTTGCGGTCACGGCGCCTCGACCATCGTCATGGCGCAATCCTTCCCCGCGTCGAACTTCGTCGGCTTCGATTACCACCAGCCGTCCATCGAAGTAGCCAACCAGCGCGCCAGCCAGGCCGAGGTCGCTGGACGCGCCTACTTCCAGCGCGCCAGCGCCAAGGACTACCCCGGCAATGACTATGACTTGATCTGCTTCTTCGACTGCCTGCACGACATGGGCGACCCAGTCGGAGCCGCGCAGCATGCGCGCCAGGCGCTCAAGGCGGACGGCACGGTGCTGCTGGTGGAACCCTTCGCCAATGACCTCCTGGACGACAACCAGAACCCGGTCGGCCGGCTGTTCTATGCCGCCTCCACCTTCATCTGCACACCCAACTCGCTGTCGCAGGAGGTGGGCCTTGGGCTCGGCGCCCAAGCCGGCGAGGCGCGCCTGCGCAAGGTGTTCGAGGAGGCCGGTTTCAGCCGCTTCCGCCGCGCAGCCGAAACGCCCTTCAACCTGATACTCGAAGCGCGCCCCTGA
- a CDS encoding extracellular solute-binding protein has translation MNKNTALRGLLAAAALVTAGAASAAPEVRIYNWFDYIGPDTLKGFQSETGIKPQYDVYDSNEVLEAKLLSGHSGYDVVVPSDSFLPNYLKAGVFQPLDKSKLPNWKNLNPALLKVLESKDPGNQYVMPYMWGTNGIAYNVDKVKAVLGDNAPVDSWDLVFKPENLAKLKSCGVAFLDSPTEVIPQVLHYLGLSPNSHNPDDYKKAEALLAQLRPHITYFSSSKFVTDLANGDVCVALAWSGGAMQAANRAKEANNGIHIEYRIPKEGAAAWFDVLAIPKDSKNVEQAHAFLNYLLRPEVVAPISDYVAYANPNQAADGLISKELHDNPNVYPPAEVQAKLFSVEMLPPKLERIRTRTWTQVKSGK, from the coding sequence ATGAACAAGAATACCGCGCTGCGCGGCCTGCTCGCCGCCGCCGCCCTCGTCACCGCCGGTGCTGCCAGCGCCGCGCCGGAAGTGCGCATCTACAACTGGTTCGACTACATCGGTCCGGACACCCTCAAGGGCTTCCAGAGCGAGACCGGCATCAAGCCGCAATACGACGTCTACGACAGCAACGAAGTGCTGGAAGCCAAGCTGCTTTCCGGCCACTCGGGCTATGACGTGGTCGTGCCCAGCGACAGCTTCCTGCCCAACTACCTCAAGGCCGGCGTGTTCCAGCCGCTGGACAAGAGCAAGCTGCCGAACTGGAAGAATCTCAATCCCGCACTGCTCAAGGTGCTGGAGAGCAAGGACCCGGGCAACCAATACGTGATGCCCTACATGTGGGGCACCAACGGCATTGCCTACAACGTCGACAAGGTCAAGGCCGTGCTCGGCGACAACGCGCCGGTGGACTCCTGGGACCTGGTGTTCAAGCCAGAGAACCTGGCCAAGCTGAAGTCCTGCGGCGTGGCCTTCCTCGACTCGCCCACCGAAGTCATTCCGCAGGTCCTGCATTACCTGGGCCTGTCGCCGAACAGCCACAACCCGGACGACTACAAGAAGGCCGAGGCGCTGCTGGCGCAACTGCGCCCGCACATCACCTACTTCAGCTCTTCGAAGTTCGTCACCGACCTCGCCAACGGCGATGTCTGCGTGGCTCTCGCCTGGTCCGGCGGCGCGATGCAGGCAGCCAACCGCGCGAAGGAAGCCAATAACGGCATCCACATCGAGTACCGCATTCCCAAGGAGGGCGCCGCAGCGTGGTTCGACGTGCTGGCGATTCCGAAGGACTCGAAGAACGTCGAGCAGGCCCACGCCTTCCTCAACTACCTGCTGCGCCCGGAAGTGGTCGCGCCGATCTCCGACTACGTCGCCTACGCCAACCCTAACCAGGCGGCGGACGGGCTGATCTCCAAGGAGCTGCACGACAACCCCAACGTCTACCCGCCGGCGGAGGTGCAGGCCAAGCTGTTCTCGGTGGAGATGCTGCCGCCCAAGCTGGAGCGCATCCGTACCCGCACCTGGACCCAGGTGAAATCCGGGAAATAA
- a CDS encoding histone deacetylase family protein, translating into MLTVYSDDHRLHFGQSELVDGKLQPCFEMPSRADTVLARVKSQNLGEIIEPKDFGMEPILRAHNTRYVEFLKGAWARWAAEGHTGDLVSTTFPGRRLLRDGPIPTALMGEVGHYSFDTEAPITAGTWQAVYSSAQVALTAQDHMRQGASTAFALCRPPGHHAGSDFMGGYCFLNNAAIVSQAFLDQGAKRVAILDVDYHHGNGTQDIFYRRNDVLFASIHGDPLVEYPYFLGHANEHGEGAGEGYNHNYPLPHGTGWDGWFAALDDACRKIADYAPDAVVVSLGVDTYKDDPISEFKLDSPDYLKMGERIAALGIPTLFIMEGGYAVEAIGVNAVNVLQGYEGAAR; encoded by the coding sequence ATGCTTACCGTGTACAGCGATGATCACCGCCTGCATTTCGGCCAGTCCGAACTGGTCGACGGCAAACTCCAGCCCTGCTTCGAGATGCCCAGCCGCGCGGATACCGTGCTGGCCCGCGTGAAGTCGCAGAACCTGGGCGAAATCATCGAGCCCAAGGACTTCGGCATGGAGCCGATCCTGCGCGCGCACAACACCCGCTACGTCGAATTCCTCAAGGGCGCCTGGGCGCGCTGGGCGGCCGAAGGCCACACCGGCGACCTGGTCTCCACCACCTTCCCGGGGCGCCGCCTGCTCCGTGACGGTCCGATCCCGACTGCGCTGATGGGCGAAGTGGGGCACTACAGCTTCGACACCGAGGCGCCGATCACTGCCGGCACCTGGCAGGCCGTGTACAGCTCGGCCCAGGTCGCGCTGACCGCCCAGGACCACATGCGCCAGGGCGCCAGCACCGCTTTCGCGCTGTGCCGTCCGCCGGGTCACCACGCCGGTAGCGACTTCATGGGCGGCTACTGCTTCCTGAACAACGCCGCCATCGTCAGCCAGGCTTTCCTCGACCAGGGCGCCAAGCGCGTCGCCATCCTCGACGTGGACTACCACCACGGCAACGGCACCCAGGACATCTTCTACCGCCGCAACGACGTGCTGTTCGCCTCGATCCACGGCGACCCGCTGGTGGAGTACCCGTACTTCCTCGGTCACGCCAACGAGCACGGCGAGGGCGCCGGCGAAGGCTACAACCACAACTACCCGCTGCCCCACGGCACCGGCTGGGATGGCTGGTTCGCCGCGCTGGACGATGCGTGCCGCAAGATCGCCGACTACGCGCCGGACGCGGTGGTTGTCTCGCTGGGCGTGGATACGTATAAGGACGACCCGATTTCCGAGTTCAAGCTGGACAGCCCGGACTACCTGAAGATGGGCGAGCGCATCGCCGCACTGGGTATCCCGACCCTGTTCATCATGGAAGGGGGCTACGCGGTCGAGGCCATCGGCGTCAACGCGGTGAACGTGCTGCAGGGCTACGAAGGCGCTGCACGCTGA
- a CDS encoding AraC family transcriptional regulator, translating to MNPLTFSRSTWLNSLHMTSLTVALMESEGHSRESILEGSGITGDDLLDLRRLVSPWQEQQVFTNVQTLAGEPALGLRLGVRTRITAYGLLGYALISAPTLGEALRIGLSYPVLLGTYFHLALEVEGDMAWLVATGYGEEEDMRPFNTELCLGSLKVACADLLGQPLPLVRAEFDYEGPADRCAAYATLFGCQLEFDRTRSAIGFPASWLDMRLPLADAVTHREMLEQCRRQNIDLAARRAWLDKVRAILGERLQEPPGLEELARRLNCSSRSLRRHLQQQQTSYQQLLDELRFARAKELLQDGDMPIYRIAEELGFSETASLRHAFQRWSGQPPSHFRA from the coding sequence ATGAATCCTCTGACCTTCTCCCGCTCCACCTGGCTCAACTCCCTGCACATGACCTCGCTGACCGTCGCGTTGATGGAGTCGGAGGGGCATAGCCGCGAATCCATCCTCGAGGGCAGCGGGATCACCGGCGACGATCTGCTCGACCTGCGCCGGCTGGTCAGCCCCTGGCAGGAGCAGCAGGTCTTCACCAACGTCCAGACACTCGCCGGCGAGCCCGCGCTGGGCCTGCGCCTGGGCGTGCGCACGCGGATCACCGCCTATGGCCTGCTCGGTTACGCACTGATTTCCGCGCCGACCCTGGGCGAAGCGTTGCGCATCGGCCTGAGTTACCCGGTGCTGCTGGGCACCTACTTCCATCTCGCGCTGGAAGTGGAGGGTGACATGGCCTGGCTGGTCGCCACCGGCTACGGCGAGGAAGAGGACATGCGCCCGTTCAACACCGAGCTGTGCCTGGGCTCGCTGAAGGTGGCCTGCGCCGACCTGCTCGGCCAGCCGCTGCCGCTGGTGCGCGCGGAGTTCGACTACGAGGGCCCGGCTGATCGCTGCGCCGCCTACGCCACCCTGTTCGGTTGCCAGCTGGAGTTCGACCGCACGCGCAGCGCCATCGGCTTCCCCGCGAGCTGGCTCGATATGCGGTTGCCACTCGCCGACGCCGTGACCCATCGCGAGATGCTCGAACAGTGCCGCCGCCAGAATATCGACCTGGCTGCCCGCCGCGCCTGGCTGGACAAGGTCCGCGCGATCCTCGGCGAACGCCTGCAGGAGCCGCCGGGCCTGGAAGAACTGGCGCGGCGCCTGAACTGCTCCTCGCGCAGTCTGCGCCGCCACCTGCAACAACAGCAGACCAGCTACCAGCAACTGCTGGACGAACTGCGCTTCGCCCGCGCCAAGGAACTGCTGCAGGACGGCGACATGCCGATCTACCGCATCGCCGAGGAGCTCGGCTTCAGCGAAACCGCCAGCCTGCGCCACGCCTTCCAGCGCTGGAGCGGCCAGCCGCCGAGCCACTTCCGTGCATAA